The following is a genomic window from Chitinophaga caseinilytica.
TCCGTCCGCCGTTTTCGTTGCAGAGTTCCAGCCAGATGCGCACGCTTTCCGGCTCGCCTTCCTTCACGATGCCGTTCCCGAATTTGCTGTGGTCGGTCACGCCCATTTCGTTGACGTTGGTGATGATGACGTCGTTACCGATAATGTAATGCGACAGGGAATTCACGTTATGGATCACGACGTTGTCGCCGATGTCGCAAGACGCGATGGTGCTGTAATACAGGCCCACGGGCAGCCGCAGGTTGTGGAACTCCAGGAAGTAGGGCTCCAGTTTCCCGATTCGGACGATGCCGTAGAACTGGCAGTGCTGGACGAGCTGGGGATCGAAATCGTTGTCGACGAAAATCTGGTTCCAGTCGTCGGAGGTATTATCGTTGCGGACGAGCGTTTCGATCTCGCCGGCTTTCAGTTTGCGGTAAACATTGGAGGAGCCGCGTTGCTGGTCGCGCAGGTAATATTCATTGCGGCCTTTCGGCAGATAGGGCCCTTCTACGAACTGGTAGCCCAGCTGGCTGAGGGGTTTTTTCAGGATTTGGTTCATACGCGGATTATTCTACGGTTACGGACTTGGCGAGGTTGCGCGGCTTGTCGACGTCGTACCCTTTGCTGACGCCGATATGATAGGCGAGGAGCTGGAGGGGGATAACGGAAACGATGGGCGCCACCAGTTCGTCGGCCTCCGGCACCACGATCACGTCGTCTGCCATGGAGGGAATGGTGGCATCTCCTGCGGTGGTAACGGCGATCACCTTTCCTTTCCGCGCCTTGATCTCCTGGATGTTGGACACGATCTTTTCGTAATAGCTGTCTTTCGTGGCTACGAACACCACGGGCAGGTTTTCGTCTACCAGCGCAATGGGGCCATGTTTCATTTCCGCGGCGGGATAGCCTTCTGCGTGGATGTAGCTGATTTCCTTGAGCTTGAGCGCGCCTTCCAGGGCGATGGGGAAATTATAGCCACGGCCGAGGTATAGAAAATCGCGGGCGTCTTTATATTTCTCCGCGATGGCTTTCACCTGGTCGTTGAGCTGGAGGGAGGTGGCTACTTTTTCGGACACGTCGTTCAGTTCTTCGAGCAGATGCTGGAACCGTTGTTCGGAGATGCTGCCTTTCGCCTGCGCGATCTTGAGCGCGATCATGGTGAGCACGGCAAGCTGAGCGGTGAAGGCTTTGGTGCTGGCGACGCCGATCTCGGGGCCGGCGTGGGTATATACGCCGCCGTTACTGAGCCGGGCGATGGAAGAGCCTACCACGTTGCAGACGCCGAGGATGATGGCGCCCTTTTCCTTGGCGCTTTCCATGGCCACGAGGGTGTCTGCGGTTTCGCCGGACTGGCTCACGGCGATGATTACGTCGCCGGGGCCTACCACGGGGTTGCGGTACCTGAATTCGGAGGCGTATTCCACTTCCACGGGAATGCGGCAAAGCTCTTCGATGATGTATTCGGCCACGAGCCCTGCGTGCCAGCTGGTGCCGCAGGCAACGATGATGATGCGGCGCGCGGCGGTGAGCACGTCCAGATGCTCGCGGAGGCCGCCCAGGGTGAGGGTGCCCGATTTGGCGTCGAGGCGGCCGCGGAGACTGTCGAAAATGGTTTGCGGCTGCTCGAAGATTTCCTTGAGCATGAAATGGTCGTACCCGCCTTTTTCGATGGCCGCCAGCTCGATGTCGAGCTTCTGGATGTAGGGGGTCTGGATCTCGTTGGAAATATTTTTGAGGATGAGCTCGTCTGACCGGAGGATGGCGATCTCATAATCGTTCACATATACCACTTCTTTGGTGTATTCCACGATGGGCGATGCGTCTGACGCGAGGAAGTGCTCGCCTTTTCCGACGCCGATCACGAGGGGGCTGCCTTTCCTGGCGGCGATGAGCGTGCCGGGATTGTCTTCATCGACGATCACGATCACATACGCGCCCACCACGCGTTTCAGCGCGATGCGCACGGCTTCTTCCGTGGAGCAGTTGTTGCTTTGCTTGATTTCCCCGATGAAATGTACCAGCACTTCGGTGTCTGTGTCGCTGGAGAACTGGTGCCCTTTGTTCAGGAGCTCCTGCTTCAGCTGCATGTAGTTCTCGATGATGCCGTTGTGCACCATGGCCAGCTTGCCGTCTCCCGAAAGGTGGGGATGGGCGTTACGGTCAGACGGTTCGCCGTGCGTGGCCCAGCGCGTGTGGGCGATGGCGATATGGCTGCTGACGTCTTTCCCCGTCGCATATTCTTCCATCTCGGCCACTTTCCCTTTCTTTTTATACACTTTCAGCTTGCCGCCATTGAGCAAAGCCACCCCGGCGCTGTCATATCCGCGGTATTCCAGTCTTTTCAATCCTTTCAGAACAACGGGATATGCTTCCCGATGGCCGATGTAGGCTACGATTCCACACATTGATTTCAGTAGATTAAGAGGTTAAGTGAAAACAAAAACGGCTTCAATGTAAGATTAATCAGGCAATTAACAGCGGGCTTTATAAAAGTTTTCCGTTAATATTAATTAAATAATATATGAATAAACAATGTTAAATCAAACTGGTATGAGTGGTTTTTCCATCGGATTGTATCAGAACTTAAAAAATATTTTAAAAAGTTGTCCGGGATGTCCAATTCGGGAAAGTTCGTGCATTATTAGGGTATACGAACAGATTATTCACTGATTTAAAAATACAAAATCATGTCTCACAGATTCAATCCCATCGAAAAAGGTTTCCCGGTTACCAAGGCATTATTCAGCATGGGCGCGTACCTGCACAAGAACCCCGTTGTCGAGCAACCGCTGCTGCACCTTATTTATATGCGCGTTTCGCAGATCAACGGTTGTGCTTTTTGCCTGGACATGCATTCCAAAGACCTCCTCGCCATGGGCGAAACCGCACAGCGCCTGCTCCTGCTCGACGCCTGGCGCGAAACCGAACTGTATTCCGACCGCGAGCGCGCCGCTTTCGCCTGGGCGGAAGCCATCACCCGCCTCCAGGACCGCGAAGTGCCGGACGAAGTGTATGAAGAAGCCCGCGAGATTTTTTCCGAAGAAGAACTGACCGAACTTACCTTCGCGGCCATGGTCATCAACAGTTATAACCGTTTCAACATCGCTTTCCAGATCACCGGCGGCAACTACGTTCCCGGTATGTTCAACGCGAAAGCGGCGGTATGAACCATTAAATATTTAATTTCAAGCATCCTTTAAAATCAAACACATGAAAGACTTCGCATTATTATTCCGTCAACCTTCATATGATTACCAGCAACTCCCGGAAGCAGAACAGGCGGTGCTGATCAAAAAGTGGCAAGACTGGCTGGGCGGCATTGCCGCGCAGGGCAAACTGGTATCGCCGCCCACGCGCCTGATCCCCAACCAGGGCCGGGTATTGAAACCCGGGGGCGTGGTGACCGACGGGCCTTTCGTCGAAATCCGCGAGCGCCTCGGCGGCCTCACGGTGATCCGGGCGGCAGATCTCGACGAAGCCACCACCCTCGCACACGGTTGCCCTGCCATCGAAGTGGGCGGCAGTGTCGAGATCAGGCCGGTAATGGGTTGATGAAAATTCTTTGACACGGTTCGCCCGGGCATACGGGCGAACCGTTTATTTTGCATCCATGAACCAAGAACGCGCAACGATCGATCAGCTGTTTCAGCAGGAATTCTCCAAAATGGTGGCGGTGATCAGCCGCCAGTTCGGGCTGGAACATATCGAAACTGCGGAAGACATCGTGGGCGATACATTCCTCACCGCCGCCGAAAACTGGGCGGAGAAAGGTATCCCGGAAAACCCGGCCGCCTGGCTGTATGTGGTGGCGAAGCAGAAAACGCTGGCCATGTTCCGCCGCGGCACCACCTGGAAGGAAAAAGTGCTCCCGGCCGTGAAAGCCGGACTGGAAACGGAGGAGCCCGAAACCGACCTGGACTTTTCGGCCCAAAACATCCAGGATAGCCAATTGCGCATGATCTTCGCCATCTGCAACCCCGCCATCGCGAGCGAATCGCAGATCGGGCTGGCGTTGCGGATCCTTTGCGGGTTCGGGATCGATGAAATCGCCGCGGCGTTCCTTACCAACAAGGAAACCATCAATAAAAGGCTCTTCCGCGCGAAAGAAAAACTCCGCACGGAAAACATCCGCATGGAATTGCCGCCGGAACATTTGCTGGATGCGCGGCTCGACAATGTGCTGCACATTATCTACCTCCTTTTCAACGAAGGATATTACAGTCGCACCCAAGACACTATTCTGCAAAAAGACCTCTGTCTCGAAGCCATGCGCCTGGGCCTCCTCCTCACCGCATTCCCCGTCACGGCGCAGCCGCGCACCTTTGCGCTCATCGCGCTGATGTGTTTCCACGCTTCCCGTTTCGAAGCCCGAGAATCTGCCGCCGATACGCTGGTGCTCTACGATGAGCAGGACGAAAACCTCTGGGACCGCGAGCTGGTCCAACAGGGGATGCACTTCCTGGGGCTTTCGGCCACGGGCAGCATGCTCAGCTCCTATCACCTCGAAGCCCGCATCGCTTTCCTGCACTGCCGCAAGGAAGATACGCCGGAGAAATGGCTGGAGATCCTGGCCATGTACAACGAGCTGCTCATCATCAACTATTCCCCCAGCGCCGCGCTCAACCGCACTTTCGCGCTGTACAAAGCACATGGGGCAGATATCGCGCTGGCGGAAGCGGAAAAGCTCCAGCTCACCGAAAACCACTTTTACTGGATGTTGCTGGGTGAATTGACGCGCCATTCCCATCCCGCGAAAGCGGCCGCGCATTACCAACAGGCATACGATCTGGCGAAAACGGCGGCGGAGAAGGAAGGGATTTTGCGTGTGCAACGTTCGCTGCATCTGGGTTGAACGAATAGGGGTGAAAATGATTCGGGGGAATCCGCTGTCCATTGCTGAAGCGTATTCCCCCGAATTATTTATGGCGATTTGAAACTATTCCTCAAACTGCGCCCGCACCCGCGCTTTATACCGCGCCTTCCGCATGAGGCGGTCCTGCTGCTCGGTCACCGGTATTTTGGGGTCCATGGGCTTGTCGTTCACTTCCAGCAGCGCCATTTCGCTCCGCACATCGGATTCCTTTTCCGGCTGCAGGCCGCTCACCGCAAGGAACCATTCGTCAACGTTCTTGATCCGGCATTTATAGAAATACACCGTTCCATTTTTCAGACGGAAAGTGGTGGCCTGTTTGCCGACGTACACCACCGAATCCAGCCGGCTGTCCCATGCCGGGGTGGCCATGAGCGCACTCCGGGCCAGCAATTCCTGCTTCCGGTAACGTTCCGGGAAACGCGCGGCCTGGCCGATGTTTTCCAGTTCTTCCAGCAGTTTCGCGCGGTAGAGGTCTTGGCCGGCGATGGCCTCGAGGAGACTGTCTTTCACCGGGATCCCGCGGCGCAGGTACATCGTTATCAGACTGATCTGCTGCCCCGGCTGGCGCAGTTTTTCGAGACTGTTGAAGAAGCGCGCCGCATTGCGGTTTTGCGTGCGGAAGGGAAGGAGCAGGGTGGCGAATTGCGTGATGTCGTCGTCGGGCGCTTCGTAACTGCGCTTGCCGTCGTTTTCGGCTTCCTGCACCTGCGATTCGCTGACCATCGCCTGGAGCGCGGCACGGGCATCGAACGCGATCTGGCCGATGTGATCGGCGTAAAGCGCCGGCGCCAGGGCGTTACTGTCTGCCGCCATCGCCATGGTCCGGTAAATACTGTTTTTGTATACAGACAGCGCCGTGAGCTGCAAAAGCTCGGGGAAAAGGCCGGCGCTGAGCTGCAGCGTGTCGTACAGGGGGAAGAACCAGTCGTACACCCGGTCGCCTTCGCTGAGGATGGGAATGTCTGCCAGCACAAGTTCCTTGAAAAGCGAATTGGCTTCGGTGGTTTTTTGTAGCAGGAGCGCCCGCGCCACGGCCTGTTGCAGGGCGGAAGTGTCTTCCGCCGCGAGGTACGCGCTCTTCAGAAACGGCAACACATTTTTGTGTTTGATAGTGCCCAGGCTGCCGAGCAGTTCGGATTTGACGGACAGGTAATCCTTTTCCTTCATGTTCCAGCCTTTCACCAAACGGATCAGTCCCGGCGCGTCGGCATCCCGGAAATTGGCGGAGGAAACCGACATCCGCGCGGATGCCCGCGTGGCGCTGTCTGCCGCGTAAAAATCGCGGACGAGCAGATTCCCGCGGGGCGAAAAGATCGTTCCGGTATCGGATTTGTCGCCGTAAGGCTGGAAGCTGTCGAAGAAATTTTTCACGAAATCCGATGGCCCCGCCGTTGAATCGATCAGGGCGGAAAGCAGGTAGCGCATGTGGTTGCGGACGATCACCCTATGCAGGATGGCGCGTGAAGAATTGGTGTCGCGCATCCGCAGCAACATGCTTTCCGTTTCGGGGGAAGAGCGCCGCTCGCGCGAGGCGATAACGAGGTGGTCATCTCCGCCGAGATCGTCGGTGATCCGCTGCCAGTACTCGCTACTGTCTATCGAAAAATAAGGATTGTATTTGCGGACCATCACGCGCACCGCCTCGCCGGTACTGTCGGCCACGAACCAGCGCGTTTTGGTACGGGAATCTTCGCCGGAATTGCGGCTCCAGGCCAGCGATTCCTCCACCGCTTCGGCCATATCGTCCTGCATGGCTTTTACGGGCGATTGAACGGTGAATTGCAGCATGGTGTCGCGCTCGGTCATCGGCCGGCCGTATTTCGAAAGGATGGGTTTGAACGCGGCGAGAAAATCTTCGGCTGCTTTCCGGTTTTGCCTGAACCTGGCGGCAACCAGCACGGTATGCGGCCCTTGCACGAAGAACCGTGCGATAGTATTGCTGCTGTCCGCGTTTTTGTACAGCATCTCCAGGCAATCGCGCCCTTCCCAACGGATGACTTTCCGGCCGGCGGTCTGTTGAATGGATGCCGTGGCGCGGTAGGTTTCTTCGGCGAACGACAGCTCAACGGTATCTTCCTCGAGCCGCGTGTAACTGTGCAGCGGGATCCTGAACACCTGGTAATTATTGCCGGTCTGCCGGTCCAGCATCCCGAATTCCTGCCGCTGCACGGAGCCCGGGCCGGCAATCGTGTTGGTGTGGAAAGGAAGATCGGTCACGTCGGCGCTGAAGCCTCCGTAAGACGATGAATACGTAAACGGCTGCACCACGCTGCCCATGGAAGATTGCAGGCGGATGGACTGCAGGAAGCGGTCGCCTTCGGGGCCGGCAGCGTAATCGCCGTTCCCGCTGATCTTGAAAATGAGTATTTCGAATGGCGTGACGAAGATGCGGTAGCGTTGCAGATCGCCACGGCGCGTCCTGCTTTCGATATCGAAGCCGGGCGTGGATGTGTGGGTGTTTTTCTTGATGGAAGTGATCTTTCCCGGCACGAATTCGTACAGCGAACTGTCGATCTTTTTCATGACGTCGTCCGTTGTTTGCCCGAGGGTAGCGGCGTTCGTCCGGATGCGGCTGACGAGGTAATAGGCACCGTTGGCGAGGTCTGCGTATTGCAATTGGTTGACGGCGCCGAGCCGGTTGAAGTTGAACAATGTGCCGGGAAGCTCTACGTAGAAGCTCCGGTCGTCTGCGAAATATTCACGGAATTGAACGGGCGCGCGCATTTTGTCGAGCTCGTCTTTCTGTTTGCTGTCGCGGTTGGCGAATTGTACCGGGCGGAGTTTGTACCCCATCTTCCGGAGCATGTTGATGACGCCGCGGTCTCCGGGAAGATGTGCGGCGCCCACACCGGCGAACAGGCTTGTTTTCCGGGCGATGGAATCGATGGCGCGGGCCATGTTCTCATTGCGTTTATAGAGGAATTTTTCCAGGAAGGCGGGTGATTCGGATTGCCGGTTGGAAAGGGAATCGAGCATGTCGAGGTCGCCGCGGCGATAGGCGTCGTTGAGCATTTCTCCCGATCCGCTGCGGTAGCGGACGGGCCTTTCGCGCTTGCTCTGCCGGTCAAGGCTGGCATCGCGGTAAGCTTCGAACATGAGTTTTTCGGATTCGTCGAAATTCTCCACGCCGGTCGCTTTTTTGCCGAGTTTGCTGCCTACCTGGTAGATGTACATATCGAGGAAGGTGTTCTCTTCGAAATCTTCCTGCATGGCATAGGAGCGGTACAGCAGGTGGTTGATCATTTCCGGGCGATAGGCGAGCCCCGCCTCCAGCGCGTCTGCATAAGATGAAACGGTGAAAGCCTGGTCGGGGAGGGTTTTGCGCTGCGGCGCCCTGCGGGAAGCCATGCTGCCGAGGAAGAACATCCGGCTTTTGGAGAAATCTTCCTGCAACTGTTCCGGATTGGTTTCCAGCGCCACCATGTCCGAATTCCGGATGCAGTGGTAAAACGAATCGCTGAGATGGAAAGCCAGTTTGCTGCTGACGTGCATGGTGCCGAAGAGGTAAGATGGCTTTTTGAGCCCGTTCCCGGTAATCTCCCATAAAAGGCCCTGGTACCGGGGCTGCTGCGCCGCGGAAATGGTGGTAATGCCCAACAGGAGCGCCCCCAGTGCCAGTATTTTCCGGAAAATCATAAGGTTGAAAGGGATGGTGTTATCCAAATATACCGAAAAAAAGAGGGTGCATCATCAGTAATGATACACCCTCTTTTTATAATATGCCGGCCGTTATTTCCCTGCCGGCTTCAATTCGTTTTCGAAAAGCCGCAGGATGCGTTTGTACTCGTCCGTCCAGCTGCTGGGCTCGGTGAACCCATGGTCTTCCACGGGGTACACGGCCAGTTCCCATCCGTCTTTCCCCAGTTCTATCAACCGCTGGCTCAGCCGCACGATGTCCTGGAAATGAACGTTGGTGTCTACCATGCCGTGGCACATCAGCAACTTTCCTTTCAGCCCTTCCGCATAATAGATCGGGGAAGAACGGCGATAGGCGAGGCTGTCGGTAAACGGCTCGTTGAGGATATTGCTGGTATACCCGTGGTTGTAATGCGCCCAGTCGGTCACGGAACGCAGGGCCGCTCCGGCCGCAAACGCGTCGGGCTCGGTGAACAGGGCCATCAGGGTGATGAACCCGCCGTAACTGCCGCCATAAATCCCGATACGTTTGGGATCTACGCCGAGCTGTTGCACGAGGTATTTCGCGCCGTCTACCTGGTCTGTGAGGTCTTTGCCGCCCATGTGGCGGTAAATGCCCGTGCGGCAATTGCGACCATAACCCGCGCTGCCGCGGTAATCGATATCGAGCACGGTGTACCCGAGGTCGGTAAGGAGGTTGTGGAACATGTACTCGCGGAAGTACTGGCTCCACCATTTATGCGCGTTCTGCAGGTAGCCCGCGCCATGCACGAACACCACGGCCGCACCGTTTTTCTTCGCCGCGTCCGGGGTGTACAGGCGGGCGTAGAC
Proteins encoded in this region:
- the glmS gene encoding glutamine--fructose-6-phosphate transaminase (isomerizing), which gives rise to MCGIVAYIGHREAYPVVLKGLKRLEYRGYDSAGVALLNGGKLKVYKKKGKVAEMEEYATGKDVSSHIAIAHTRWATHGEPSDRNAHPHLSGDGKLAMVHNGIIENYMQLKQELLNKGHQFSSDTDTEVLVHFIGEIKQSNNCSTEEAVRIALKRVVGAYVIVIVDEDNPGTLIAARKGSPLVIGVGKGEHFLASDASPIVEYTKEVVYVNDYEIAILRSDELILKNISNEIQTPYIQKLDIELAAIEKGGYDHFMLKEIFEQPQTIFDSLRGRLDAKSGTLTLGGLREHLDVLTAARRIIIVACGTSWHAGLVAEYIIEELCRIPVEVEYASEFRYRNPVVGPGDVIIAVSQSGETADTLVAMESAKEKGAIILGVCNVVGSSIARLSNGGVYTHAGPEIGVASTKAFTAQLAVLTMIALKIAQAKGSISEQRFQHLLEELNDVSEKVATSLQLNDQVKAIAEKYKDARDFLYLGRGYNFPIALEGALKLKEISYIHAEGYPAAEMKHGPIALVDENLPVVFVATKDSYYEKIVSNIQEIKARKGKVIAVTTAGDATIPSMADDVIVVPEADELVAPIVSVIPLQLLAYHIGVSKGYDVDKPRNLAKSVTVE
- a CDS encoding carboxymuconolactone decarboxylase family protein, which translates into the protein MSHRFNPIEKGFPVTKALFSMGAYLHKNPVVEQPLLHLIYMRVSQINGCAFCLDMHSKDLLAMGETAQRLLLLDAWRETELYSDRERAAFAWAEAITRLQDREVPDEVYEEAREIFSEEELTELTFAAMVINSYNRFNIAFQITGGNYVPGMFNAKAAV
- a CDS encoding YciI family protein; this encodes MKDFALLFRQPSYDYQQLPEAEQAVLIKKWQDWLGGIAAQGKLVSPPTRLIPNQGRVLKPGGVVTDGPFVEIRERLGGLTVIRAADLDEATTLAHGCPAIEVGGSVEIRPVMG
- a CDS encoding RNA polymerase sigma factor; protein product: MNQERATIDQLFQQEFSKMVAVISRQFGLEHIETAEDIVGDTFLTAAENWAEKGIPENPAAWLYVVAKQKTLAMFRRGTTWKEKVLPAVKAGLETEEPETDLDFSAQNIQDSQLRMIFAICNPAIASESQIGLALRILCGFGIDEIAAAFLTNKETINKRLFRAKEKLRTENIRMELPPEHLLDARLDNVLHIIYLLFNEGYYSRTQDTILQKDLCLEAMRLGLLLTAFPVTAQPRTFALIALMCFHASRFEARESAADTLVLYDEQDENLWDRELVQQGMHFLGLSATGSMLSSYHLEARIAFLHCRKEDTPEKWLEILAMYNELLIINYSPSAALNRTFALYKAHGADIALAEAEKLQLTENHFYWMLLGELTRHSHPAKAAAHYQQAYDLAKTAAEKEGILRVQRSLHLG
- a CDS encoding TraB/GumN family protein, whose amino-acid sequence is MDNTIPFNLMIFRKILALGALLLGITTISAAQQPRYQGLLWEITGNGLKKPSYLFGTMHVSSKLAFHLSDSFYHCIRNSDMVALETNPEQLQEDFSKSRMFFLGSMASRRAPQRKTLPDQAFTVSSYADALEAGLAYRPEMINHLLYRSYAMQEDFEENTFLDMYIYQVGSKLGKKATGVENFDESEKLMFEAYRDASLDRQSKRERPVRYRSGSGEMLNDAYRRGDLDMLDSLSNRQSESPAFLEKFLYKRNENMARAIDSIARKTSLFAGVGAAHLPGDRGVINMLRKMGYKLRPVQFANRDSKQKDELDKMRAPVQFREYFADDRSFYVELPGTLFNFNRLGAVNQLQYADLANGAYYLVSRIRTNAATLGQTTDDVMKKIDSSLYEFVPGKITSIKKNTHTSTPGFDIESRTRRGDLQRYRIFVTPFEILIFKISGNGDYAAGPEGDRFLQSIRLQSSMGSVVQPFTYSSSYGGFSADVTDLPFHTNTIAGPGSVQRQEFGMLDRQTGNNYQVFRIPLHSYTRLEEDTVELSFAEETYRATASIQQTAGRKVIRWEGRDCLEMLYKNADSSNTIARFFVQGPHTVLVAARFRQNRKAAEDFLAAFKPILSKYGRPMTERDTMLQFTVQSPVKAMQDDMAEAVEESLAWSRNSGEDSRTKTRWFVADSTGEAVRVMVRKYNPYFSIDSSEYWQRITDDLGGDDHLVIASRERRSSPETESMLLRMRDTNSSRAILHRVIVRNHMRYLLSALIDSTAGPSDFVKNFFDSFQPYGDKSDTGTIFSPRGNLLVRDFYAADSATRASARMSVSSANFRDADAPGLIRLVKGWNMKEKDYLSVKSELLGSLGTIKHKNVLPFLKSAYLAAEDTSALQQAVARALLLQKTTEANSLFKELVLADIPILSEGDRVYDWFFPLYDTLQLSAGLFPELLQLTALSVYKNSIYRTMAMAADSNALAPALYADHIGQIAFDARAALQAMVSESQVQEAENDGKRSYEAPDDDITQFATLLLPFRTQNRNAARFFNSLEKLRQPGQQISLITMYLRRGIPVKDSLLEAIAGQDLYRAKLLEELENIGQAARFPERYRKQELLARSALMATPAWDSRLDSVVYVGKQATTFRLKNGTVYFYKCRIKNVDEWFLAVSGLQPEKESDVRSEMALLEVNDKPMDPKIPVTEQQDRLMRKARYKARVRAQFEE